In Theropithecus gelada isolate Dixy unplaced genomic scaffold, Tgel_1.0 HiC_scaffold_881, whole genome shotgun sequence, the DNA window AGGCTGCCGCCCACTCAGACTTTATTCAAAGACCAGGGGGTACGGGtgcaggaaggggaggagggccTGGCGGGAGGCCCAAGGGGCAAGAAGCATGGCCACCGAGGCTCCAGCTTAACGGTATTTGGAGGTCAGCACGGTGCTCACAGAAGCCAGGAACTTGTCCAGGGAGGCGTGCACCGCAGGGGTGAACTCGGCGGGGAGGTGAGCGGCCAGAGTCACCAGCAGGCAGTGGCTCAGGAGCTGTGCAGAGAAGAGGGTCAGTGGGGCCGAGGGCCCGCAGCCGCCGCCTGCGCTGCACCTCCCGCAACCTGCCGGATGCTGTGCCCTGCGAGGAAGGCGCCATCTCGCCCCTCGACCCAGATCGCTCCCGGCCCGCCGCTCACCTTGAAGTTGACCGGGTCCACCCGAAGCTTGTGCGCGTGCAGGTCGCTCAGCTTGGACAGCGCCTGGGGCATGTCGTCCACGTGCCCCACGGCGAGGGTCAGCGCGTCGGCCACCTTCTTGCCGTGTTTCTTAACCTGGTCAGAGCCGTGGCTCAGGTCGAAGTGGGGGAAGTAGGTCTTGGTGGTGGGGAAGGACAGGAACATCCTGCGGGGAGAAGCAGAGTGAGGGGTGGGGTTTGGGTCCGGGGCCAGGACGGTTGCGGGTGGCCGGTGGGCCAAGCCGGGCGAGGAGCCCGGGTCGGAGCAGGGGAGGGAGCCTCACCTCTCCAGGGCCTCCGCACCATACTGGCCAGCGTGCTCGCCGACCTTACCCCAGGCGTCCTTGACGTGTTTCTTGTCGTCGGGAGACAGCACCATGGTGGGTTCTTTCTGAGTCTGTGGGGACCAGAAGAGTGCCGGGCCGCGAGCGCGCCAGGGTTTATGCTGCGGGCGCGGGGGCACGCCCGGCAGGGCGGTGCTCATTGGCTGGCGCGGAGCCCGGGGCGCGGCCTGGACGGCAGGGGAGTCCCGGACGGGGCCTGCGCGGGGCCGGGCGGCGGGCTTGGCCTCCGCTGGGGGCGCACACGGGGCGGGGGCCAGGACGTCTCCACCCTCCACCCGCCACTCCACTCCCGCCCATCCAGCTCGCCAGGAAGCAGGGCGGTCGCGACGCTGGGCGAGGGGGCCGGCCCGTTGGGGTCGGGCGCTGTCGGCTCTTCCACCGAGGAGCGCAGCGCCACCCTTTTCTTTGGAGCGCCCGAGCGTCCCTAGTGAGGGAGAAAGTCAGCCCGCACCCCCGCCCCGGCCTGGCACGCGCTGGACGCGCGTCAGCTCCAGCGGGATCAGGGAACACGCGGACGAGCGAGTGTGACTCGGGAGGCTTCGCCCAATCCGGGGCGGAGAGGAATGCGCGCACCCGGACGCCCTGGCCCATAGGAACGCAAAAGAATTTCCGCGCAGAGTCCGTCCTCCTCTCCAGTCTCGCTCCCTCCAACTCCCTTTCCCTGTGGCGATAGTCACTAGTGTGCTTGAGTGACAGGCACCAGGAAGGAACAAATACCAGGACGCAAAAAGCACGGGGCTGGGCTGCATGCAGGTTCAGACTCCTCTAGGGGGTTGTGGGGTGACGCGTGAGGGTGGTGGGTGC includes these proteins:
- the LOC112618059 gene encoding hemoglobin subunit alpha; the protein is MVLSPDDKKHVKDAWGKVGEHAGQYGAEALERMFLSFPTTKTYFPHFDLSHGSDQVKKHGKKVADALTLAVGHVDDMPQALSKLSDLHAHKLRVDPVNFKLLSHCLLVTLAAHLPAEFTPAVHASLDKFLASVSTVLTSKYR